Genomic segment of bacterium:
CGTTGAGTGAATCCATTTCGCCAGTACATTCTTCGGGCTTCCTTACTAGGTAAACTGAAAATACCCCATCGGAATCCCGATTAATTCCCCATAAACCGTGTCGTGTGGGGGTATACAATTCGTACTCTCCGTTTTTATTTTGATATAACACGTCAATGGGTTTTCGATGGTCCCTGGCTGACTGATTTTGGGGGCTGTCAACGCGTGAATTGGCGTTAACAGTGCAGTATCTAATCTGCGAGCGAATAGTTCCGACATTCGCTTCAGGATAATGTTTCAAAACTTCTTCAATGATTCGGGCGGGTGTCGAGCACCCTCCCAGCTCATGAACTGCATTCAAAATCATTTGCCAAGTTGGAATGTCGAATCTTGGCATTATGAATCCTCCGGTATGTCATTCCCCCTACACCATTCCCCCGCTTTCCTTGAGGAACAGGTTAAGCACGAACGAGTAGCTCACGACGCGGTTCCTGCCGTTCTTCTTTGCGAAGTACAGCGCGGTGTCCGCGAATTCCACCAGCTGCTGCGGCGAGTCCGGTTTGTGGTCTATGAAGCTCGCTATCCCAAGCGACGCCGTCGCCTTGATGAAGAGCTTCGACTCGCACGAAAAGAAGCTGTGGTTCGCGATGAAGCTTCTTATCCTGTCCGCCTGCAGCTCCGCCTGCTTTAGGTTGGTTTCGGGCAAAAGCAACGCGAATTTGTCTTCAGCTATGCGGCTTATTACGTCGCTCGTGCGGCTGTTCGCCTTGATTATTCCGCTTATTTCTTTGATTACGAAGCTCGCGCGGTCGTAGCCGTAAGTGTCGCTTATTTCGCGGTAGTGATCAATGTCCACCATCAAAAGCACAAGCGGAACGCTGTACCTGCGGCTTCGCTCGAACTCCTTGGCGAAAAATTGCTCGAACTGCCGCGGGTTGTACAGTCCCGTCAGCCTGTCGTTCTCCTCGGCTTCCAGATGCCGTCTGTCCAGCAAGTTGTTGCGCAGGCTGACCGCGAACTGGAACGTTAGAAGGTTGAAAAGGTCGAGATGCTCCTCGGAAAAATCCGCCTCATGCTCGATAGCGGCGCCCACGATTCCGAACAGCCGCTTTTCAATCACAAGCGGAAACACTTTGATGGCGGAAGTGCGGACGGGCGTGTCGCCGTCGGTCAAACCGGCGCAACTCACGATTCTAAGGGAAGCGAAATCCGGCGGCTTTGCGCCTGGTTTTTTGTCCGACCAGATGGCGGAAATCTTGTCGAAAATCCGCCTGCATTCCTTGCGTCCCATCGGATGGGAAAGCGCCATCCAGCTTAATTGCTCCTTGTCGAATGCGTCCACCAGAACGAACAAGCCCAGCCCGTCGTAATGCTCGAATATCGTGTCGGAATATAACTGAACAATCTCGTCCGCACCGGATACTCCTTCAAGCTTTCGCGCGAATTCCCGTACTTCGCGTATCTGGCGCGCGCCAGATCTGGGCGTCTCTTCCTCCGGAAGCTCAAGCACGCTTACAATCTGCGTTATAACGCCTATTAACAGCTCTATATCCGGCAGGCCGGCCTTGATTTCGGCAACGCCCCGCAGATTGGAAACGGAAATCACACCGATAACGTCGTCTCCCAGCACCATCGGAAAGCACGCGCATGCGTCGGTTTTGTATGTGTCGGCGAACGGCCCCACAAGCTCCGGATAGTCCAGCCTGATATTCTCGGTCACAAGCGGGACGGCTCGCGTAACCGCGTGCAGACTGACGAGGTTGCTTTCGTTATAGGCGTCGGTCGGAATGGAAAATCCCGTGTAAAGCGCGCGAGAGAACCTCTGCTTGCGCAGGTCGAGGAGCATCACGCTTACCCTGTCGGTGTCGAAAAGCTCGCTAAGCTGACGCAGTAGGCGCGGCAGGAACTTGTGACCGCGCCGCGGATCAAGCCTTACCAGCCTTCTCGCCAGAGCAAGTATGTCCTCGCTCGTTAGTGCCACTTCAACCCTCTGGAATACCGGACGGTGCGCCGGAAACCGGTGCCGCTGGCGCAGCTTCCGCCGCCTTGAAACAGGCAATTATATCCGATATTCGCGAATCCCAAGCCTGCGTATGACTTTAGGGGAAAACCGCCTACCCGAGCAGGTCTGCGACAAGTCCCTTTATCTCTTCGACCAGCTTGGCCAATCGGATGGTTTCAGCCTGCGTTTTGCGCACTTCTTCCGCCAGATCCAGCAGCTTGGAATTCACGACGGTAATCGACGCGAACATTTTCGGATCGCCCGAATACGATGACTCCCTGCTTAACTCCAGCCCTTGCCCGACCGCCCGCTCGAGAGCCTCGCGGATTAACTCACGGTAATCCTCCAACGTCCTTTCGCCGGACGAAGCCACAAGCTCTCTGCCCTGCCTGTCAATTCGTTCCTTGAGTTCGCCGTCTGCCAGTCCTGCGTAGGGGCGCGCGCGCGACGCGGTTGCATATGAATCCGCCTTGTGAAAAAGCTTGGAACCGGCGCGAAACAGCTGTCGGCCTCTCGCCGGCTTTGCACGTCCTTTTGCATCCTCGATTTTTACCAATCTCCGCTCCTGGAAAATTACGTTCGCGCACTCCCGCCGGCCTGATTTATGGCGAAGAACTCGTCCAAAATGCTGCGGATCCCGGCCCTCGTGGTCTCCTGGTCGCCGGAGCTGTCCACGATTTTGATCCGCCCCGGCTCCGCAGCGGCCAAGCGAAGAAACCTGTCGCGTACTTCACTGTGGAATTCTATTTCACGCTTGTCAATCCAGTTAATGTCGCCGCCGATCCTCCTTCGCGAAAGCCCGGCTTCCACGGGCAAATCCAGCAGCAGAGTGAGATCGGGCACTACGCCTTGCGTGGCAATACGGTTCAACGCATTCAGCTGCTCGTCGGAAATCGAACCCCCGACGCCTTGGTATGCAAAGGTGCTGTCCAGGTACCGGTCGCAAATCACGTCGCGCCCGGACTCCAGAAGCGGGCGTACGACTTCGCGGGCCAGCCTGGCGCGGCTCGCGCAGAAAAGAAACACCTGCTCGACCGGGGAAAGCGCGTCACCCGATAATTGCGGAGAAAGGATTATGGCGCGCAGCATTTCCCCAAGAGCGGTGCCGCCGGGCTCGCGGGTTAAAAACGTCGGCCTGCCGCGTACTTCAAGAAGCGACTGAAGGTATCGGGCCGCGGTGGACTTGCCGCACCCCTCGATGCCCTCCAGTGTAAAAAAGTAACCTCTGGCCGCGCCCACGTGCGGATTGTATCCCGCGGCACGGGGCACTGTCCACAAATCGCTCGGATGCGCCGCATCTGGTAGAATTAAAAGCGATGCGCATCTTGCACCCGAAATTTGCGCCCATCCCCGCCGGGAAGGCGGTTCTTGCCGGCTTCGCGGCCGCGCTTCTGGCCGTATCATCCTGCGACCTAGGCATATCCGGCGTCAATTTTGTTCCGTTTCCCGATGTAATCAACCACTCGTACTCGTTCGAATCGGGCTTGGAAGGATGGGCGCCGATAGGCATAGAGCTTGGCGACCCGCCCGCATCCTGGTCGATTGACGAATCGCTCAACTACAAATCCGACGGTGAAAAGTCCCTCAAGCTGACGCTTTCAAATCCCGCGGACTCCGCCAAAATATTCATCGAGCGCGTTTTCTCGCTTGATCGCAGCTCCACCTACAGCGTCAAAGTGCGCTACTCTTTTTGCTCCAAAGACGGGGGAGCCGTGGACAAGTGGAAGGTCATCACCGGCGTATCCGCAGAGCAACCCCGGGCAGCGGCCGCTCTGTCTTTTCCCGGCGATACGGGCAACGACGGATTCGCGTTGTTCACATGGAAGGAACGCACTTACGACTTTATGTACGAAACGGGCGCGTCCCGCAAGGCCTACATAACCATCGGAGTATGGGGAACAACTGCGGACGATCGCGAGTACTACGTTGACAACGTGCGGATCACCTTCACCAAGGTGAAACAGACGGAGTAAGCAAATGGATTCGGACGCCGCCTCAAGCAAGACATTTCCCTTCGCGCACCGCGTGAAGTTGCATTGCACGCTTTCACGGACGGCCGGCGCGGTGGCGGCGCTTCTGGCATTTCTGCTCGCCTGCACCAACGCGGCAGAGCCAAACGGCCCCACATCCGCGATGCCTCCGGCTGCGGCCTCGTCTCCGGCGCCCGCCTTTTCGGGCCGTGCAACCCTTCCGCCTTGGGAACGCGGGCGCGTCGCCGCGATAGTACGCGAAATACGGGACTACGCCCCGCCGGAAATCGTGGATCCGGGCATCCTTTCGAGTTTGAAAAAAGAGCTCAAGGCAAAACTTTTGGCCAGGGAAAGCCTGAAGGAAGCGGGAAGAATCGTATCATCCGCCCCAACCGGAATTGCATCAAGGATTTACGATCTTTCCTCCACTCCGGAGCCGGATAAGATGCTTACTTGGTCGTACGCGAATCCGGGCGACTACGATTCGAACGGAGAAGTGAGCGTGTCCGATATCACGCCTATCGCGCTCAATTTTCTCGCGTCGGCTTCGGACGGATCCGGCAACGACGCTATCGAATCCTGGATAGACGGCGACAAGAGCGGCGAAGTCGGCATTTCGGACGTGACGATAATCGCCCTCAACTTTCTCGTAAACGTCGCGGCTTACCGGATTTTAACCTCTGAGTCCGCTTCCGGGCCGTGGAGCGAAATCGGGCGCGTCGGATTTCCGGCCGCGCCCGCCTCCCTGCCTGTCAAATTCACGGCGCCGCTTCCGGGAGGCGCGCTGCGATACGTGAGGGTGCAGCCGGTGGACGCCGGGGACATCCCCGGCGAGCCGTCGAACATCGTCGAGGTCAACCCACCTCCGCCAGGCCCGCCCGTCATCGAATCGGTCTCTCCGCTCTCTGGAATGTCGGGAGATCTGGTTACATTC
This window contains:
- a CDS encoding diguanylate cyclase, encoding MALTSEDILALARRLVRLDPRRGHKFLPRLLRQLSELFDTDRVSVMLLDLRKQRFSRALYTGFSIPTDAYNESNLVSLHAVTRAVPLVTENIRLDYPELVGPFADTYKTDACACFPMVLGDDVIGVISVSNLRGVAEIKAGLPDIELLIGVITQIVSVLELPEEETPRSGARQIREVREFARKLEGVSGADEIVQLYSDTIFEHYDGLGLFVLVDAFDKEQLSWMALSHPMGRKECRRIFDKISAIWSDKKPGAKPPDFASLRIVSCAGLTDGDTPVRTSAIKVFPLVIEKRLFGIVGAAIEHEADFSEEHLDLFNLLTFQFAVSLRNNLLDRRHLEAEENDRLTGLYNPRQFEQFFAKEFERSRRYSVPLVLLMVDIDHYREISDTYGYDRASFVIKEISGIIKANSRTSDVISRIAEDKFALLLPETNLKQAELQADRIRSFIANHSFFSCESKLFIKATASLGIASFIDHKPDSPQQLVEFADTALYFAKKNGRNRVVSYSFVLNLFLKESGGMV
- a CDS encoding YaaR family protein, which encodes MVKIEDAKGRAKPARGRQLFRAGSKLFHKADSYATASRARPYAGLADGELKERIDRQGRELVASSGERTLEDYRELIREALERAVGQGLELSRESSYSGDPKMFASITVVNSKLLDLAEEVRKTQAETIRLAKLVEEIKGLVADLLG
- the tmk gene encoding dTMP kinase yields the protein MPRAAGYNPHVGAARGYFFTLEGIEGCGKSTAARYLQSLLEVRGRPTFLTREPGGTALGEMLRAIILSPQLSGDALSPVEQVFLFCASRARLAREVVRPLLESGRDVICDRYLDSTFAYQGVGGSISDEQLNALNRIATQGVVPDLTLLLDLPVEAGLSRRRIGGDINWIDKREIEFHSEVRDRFLRLAAAEPGRIKIVDSSGDQETTRAGIRSILDEFFAINQAGGSART